In Arthrobacter citreus, a genomic segment contains:
- a CDS encoding beta-galactosidase, whose protein sequence is MTETTHHRWIRWPDGGQPRQLGFGADYNPEQWPREVWDEDVRLMREAGVNIVSLAIFSWARIQPAADSWDFSWLDDIMDLLHANGIAVDLATATASPPPWLTAAHPEILPVDREGRTVWPGGRQHWRPTSPVFREHALALVSAMAERYGSHPALAAWHVNNELGCHNVYDFSDDAAGAFRRWLQDRYGTIGALNDAWGTAFWSQQYGDWEQILPPRLAATHPNPTQQLDFKRFSSDVLKDYLRAESEILRRATDVPVTTNFMVSTGIPGMDYADWAADVDFVANDHYVRPGPQAMDELSFSANRTGNIAGGKPWFLMEHSTSAVNWQPINFAKKPGELARDSLTHVAHGADAVCFFQWRQSSRGAEKFHSAMVPHAGEDSDMFRSVTALGRTLEQLAPITGSVRRPARAAIVFDWTSWVASEQDSHPTSRFNYHQEALDWYSAFLALGVRADVVPLETNLANYDVVITPGLYLLTAGGAARLTEYVNAGGNLVTTYFSGIVNEHDHAWLGGYPGPLRDLLGIRIQEFGPLDDGETAGLDNGLTGTLWTDRIDVTDEATEVLASYKTGNQAGRAAITRRRAGAGSAAYVSTRLGATGLEPVLAQLLAAAGVGSELPEALRGKVELAIRQNGDAEFWFLVNRTADAVDLAGLEGQRLAAARDGEEHDGGGEDGEEDDGGTGGGRNGRLAPRGVAVLARNRIFDGTGSSR, encoded by the coding sequence ATGACCGAAACCACCCATCACCGCTGGATCCGCTGGCCCGACGGCGGGCAGCCGCGGCAGCTCGGTTTCGGAGCCGACTACAACCCCGAGCAGTGGCCGCGGGAAGTCTGGGACGAGGATGTCCGGCTGATGCGCGAAGCCGGTGTGAACATCGTGTCCCTGGCCATCTTTTCCTGGGCCCGGATCCAGCCGGCGGCGGACTCCTGGGACTTCAGCTGGCTCGATGACATCATGGACCTGCTGCACGCCAACGGCATCGCCGTTGATCTGGCCACGGCCACGGCTTCCCCGCCGCCGTGGCTGACCGCCGCACATCCGGAAATCCTCCCCGTGGACAGGGAAGGCCGGACCGTGTGGCCCGGGGGCCGCCAGCACTGGCGGCCCACCTCGCCGGTGTTCCGCGAGCACGCCCTGGCGCTGGTCTCGGCCATGGCGGAGCGGTACGGTTCGCATCCGGCGCTGGCTGCCTGGCACGTGAACAATGAGCTGGGCTGCCACAACGTGTACGACTTCTCGGACGACGCCGCCGGGGCCTTCCGCCGCTGGCTGCAGGACCGTTACGGGACCATCGGGGCCCTCAATGACGCCTGGGGCACCGCCTTCTGGTCCCAGCAGTACGGCGACTGGGAGCAGATCCTGCCGCCGCGGCTGGCCGCCACGCATCCGAACCCCACGCAGCAGCTGGACTTCAAGCGCTTCTCCTCGGATGTGCTCAAGGACTACCTGCGCGCGGAATCGGAGATCCTGCGCCGGGCCACCGATGTCCCCGTCACCACCAATTTCATGGTCTCCACGGGCATTCCGGGCATGGACTACGCGGACTGGGCCGCCGACGTCGACTTCGTTGCCAATGACCACTATGTCCGCCCCGGCCCGCAGGCGATGGACGAGCTGTCCTTCTCCGCCAACCGCACCGGCAACATCGCCGGCGGAAAGCCGTGGTTCCTGATGGAGCACTCCACGAGCGCGGTCAACTGGCAGCCGATCAACTTCGCGAAAAAACCGGGCGAACTGGCCCGTGACTCCCTCACCCATGTGGCTCATGGCGCCGACGCCGTCTGCTTCTTCCAGTGGCGGCAGTCGTCCCGCGGCGCGGAAAAGTTCCACTCCGCCATGGTTCCGCATGCCGGGGAGGACAGCGACATGTTCCGCTCGGTCACAGCGCTGGGGCGCACCCTGGAACAGCTCGCCCCGATCACCGGATCCGTCCGGCGCCCGGCCCGGGCCGCCATTGTTTTTGACTGGACCAGCTGGGTGGCCAGCGAGCAGGACTCCCACCCCACCTCCCGGTTCAACTACCACCAGGAGGCGCTGGACTGGTATTCGGCGTTCCTGGCCCTCGGCGTGCGGGCCGACGTCGTGCCCCTTGAAACGAATCTGGCGAATTACGACGTCGTCATCACCCCCGGCCTGTACCTGCTGACCGCCGGCGGCGCGGCACGGCTGACCGAATATGTGAATGCCGGCGGGAACCTGGTGACCACGTACTTCTCGGGAATCGTGAACGAGCATGACCATGCGTGGCTCGGCGGCTATCCCGGCCCGCTGCGCGATCTGCTGGGCATCCGGATCCAGGAATTCGGCCCGCTGGACGACGGCGAGACGGCCGGGCTGGACAACGGACTCACCGGCACGCTGTGGACGGACCGGATTGACGTGACCGATGAAGCCACTGAGGTGCTGGCCAGTTATAAGACCGGAAACCAGGCCGGCCGGGCCGCGATCACGCGCCGGCGGGCAGGCGCGGGCTCGGCCGCCTATGTCTCGACCCGGCTCGGCGCCACCGGACTGGAACCGGTGCTGGCGCAGCTGCTGGCCGCCGCCGGCGTTGGGTCGGAGCTGCCGGAAGCGCTGCGCGGAAAGGTGGAGCTGGCCATCCGGCAGAACGGCGACGCAGAGTTCTGGTTCCTGGTGAACCGCACGGCCGACGCCGTGGACCTCGCCGGTCTGGAGGGACAGCGGCTGGCCGCTGCCAGGGACGGCGAAGAGCACGACGGCGGCGGGGAGGACGGCGAAGAGGACGACGGCGGAACGGGTGGCGGGCGCAACGGCCGGCTGGCCCCGCGCGGCGTCGCGGTCCTGGCCCGAAACCGGATTTTCGACGGAACGGGAAGCAGTCGATGA
- a CDS encoding carboxyltransferase domain-containing protein, whose translation MSSSQVTGIRPAGTRALLVELETLADVTALHAQLKAHPLPGQIDVLAAAGTVLVRFIGRRETVDAVARIQALDLAHAEAPEARTVTIDTVYDGADLAEVARLTGLSEEAVIKAHTGSSWLGGFGGFAPGFTYLTGGDPVLNVPRRDSPRTAVPAGSVALAGEYSAVYPRESPGGWQLIGRTNAVMWDLKREDPALIRPGDTVIFHPVRELVTTTAAEAASPSAEASSPTSLEVKTPGLQSLIQDLGRPGYADLGVSAAGAADTRSARQANRLVGNPAEAAVIENLFGGLELTAQGDTVLALAGAEVPAAVVSPDGGRDRPAPLNAPFALLDGESLTLGSPFRGVRAYVAVRGGFAVEPVLGSRSTDSMSRIGPAPLEAGTRLPVGSISSTAPVGSPEPGTLGDGGRPGTLGDGADPTLLRITAGPRQDWFGPDAVTTLTGHTWRTTNESNRIGVRLATDDQDPEAHPLERVRDGELPSEGVVAGSLQVPPSGLPVLFLADHPVTGGYPVIAAVVPEDLPVAAQLPPGHPVRFVFVNPDTLAPLSPAATAALFPEGTP comes from the coding sequence ATGAGTTCATCCCAGGTCACCGGCATCCGGCCCGCCGGCACCCGGGCACTGCTGGTGGAACTCGAGACATTGGCCGACGTCACCGCCCTGCATGCCCAGCTCAAGGCGCATCCGCTGCCGGGACAGATCGATGTCCTCGCAGCGGCCGGCACCGTTCTGGTCCGTTTCATCGGCCGGCGGGAAACCGTCGACGCCGTGGCCCGGATTCAGGCCCTGGACCTCGCCCACGCTGAAGCACCGGAAGCACGCACGGTCACCATCGACACCGTGTATGACGGCGCCGACCTCGCCGAGGTGGCCCGCCTCACCGGCCTCTCGGAGGAGGCGGTCATTAAGGCGCATACCGGCAGTTCCTGGCTGGGCGGCTTTGGCGGGTTCGCTCCCGGTTTCACCTACCTGACCGGCGGGGATCCCGTCCTCAACGTGCCGCGCCGGGACAGCCCCCGCACCGCTGTGCCGGCCGGCTCCGTGGCGCTGGCGGGCGAGTATTCAGCGGTGTACCCGCGGGAATCCCCCGGGGGCTGGCAGCTGATCGGCCGCACCAACGCCGTCATGTGGGACCTCAAGCGCGAAGATCCTGCGCTGATCCGCCCCGGTGACACCGTCATCTTCCATCCCGTCCGCGAGCTGGTCACGACGACGGCGGCTGAAGCGGCTTCACCGTCCGCCGAGGCCAGCTCCCCCACCTCGCTTGAGGTCAAAACCCCGGGCCTGCAGTCCCTGATCCAGGACTTGGGACGCCCCGGCTATGCGGACCTGGGCGTTTCCGCGGCCGGCGCCGCCGATACCCGCTCCGCCCGGCAGGCCAACCGGCTGGTCGGCAACCCCGCTGAGGCGGCGGTGATCGAGAACCTCTTCGGCGGCCTCGAGCTGACCGCGCAGGGGGACACGGTTCTGGCGCTGGCGGGAGCCGAGGTGCCCGCCGCCGTCGTATCCCCCGATGGCGGGCGCGACCGCCCGGCGCCCCTGAACGCTCCGTTCGCGCTGCTCGACGGCGAGAGCCTCACCCTGGGTTCGCCCTTCCGCGGGGTCCGCGCCTACGTGGCCGTCCGCGGCGGTTTTGCCGTTGAACCTGTTCTCGGCAGCCGCAGCACTGATTCGATGAGCCGTATTGGACCGGCCCCGCTGGAAGCCGGAACCCGGCTGCCGGTGGGCAGCATCAGCAGCACCGCTCCGGTCGGCTCCCCCGAGCCCGGTACTCTGGGCGACGGCGGCCGGCCGGGAACACTGGGCGACGGCGCCGACCCCACCCTGCTGCGCATCACCGCCGGCCCGCGGCAGGACTGGTTTGGCCCCGACGCCGTCACGACCCTGACCGGCCACACCTGGCGCACCACCAATGAATCCAACCGGATCGGCGTCCGGCTGGCCACCGATGACCAGGACCCGGAAGCCCATCCGCTGGAACGCGTCCGCGACGGCGAACTGCCCAGCGAAGGCGTGGTTGCGGGCTCGCTGCAGGTTCCGCCGTCGGGCCTTCCGGTCCTGTTCCTCGCCGACCATCCGGTGACCGGCGGTTACCCGGTGATTGCCGCCGTCGTGCCCGAGGACCTGCCGGTGGCCGCGCAGCTGCCGCCGGGCCACCCGGTCCGCTTCGTTTTTGTGAACCCCGATACCCTGGCGCCGCTTTCCCCCGCGGCGACCGCTGCACTGTTTCCGGAAGGAACCCCATGA
- a CDS encoding TetR/AcrR family transcriptional regulator — MTSANASAYPRQPLTRERVLQAAARIADDGGLGSLTMRALASDLSVQPMSIYHHVANKEEILDGLVDLVFSEVEIPSEAAEGWRAAMETRAHGMRAALSRHPWAVGLMETRTTPGAANLRHHDATLGVLRRAGFSLDAAGHAYALLDSYIYGFALQEAGLPVGVPDADPQIVQAMARSIPAGELPYLAEMATDRATQPDYRFGAEFGVGLRIILDGLTGLLTQ; from the coding sequence ATGACTTCCGCCAACGCTTCCGCGTACCCCCGCCAGCCACTGACCCGCGAGCGGGTGCTCCAGGCTGCCGCCCGCATTGCCGACGACGGCGGGCTCGGCTCCCTGACCATGCGCGCCCTGGCCTCGGATCTTTCGGTGCAGCCGATGTCGATCTACCATCACGTGGCCAACAAGGAAGAGATTCTGGACGGGCTCGTCGACCTGGTCTTTTCCGAGGTGGAGATTCCCTCCGAAGCCGCTGAGGGATGGCGTGCAGCCATGGAGACCCGCGCCCACGGCATGCGGGCCGCGCTGTCCCGCCACCCGTGGGCGGTGGGCCTGATGGAAACGCGCACGACGCCGGGCGCCGCCAACCTGCGCCACCACGACGCGACACTTGGCGTACTGCGCCGGGCGGGCTTTTCGCTGGACGCGGCCGGTCATGCCTATGCCCTGCTGGACAGCTACATCTACGGTTTCGCGCTGCAGGAGGCCGGGCTGCCGGTTGGCGTGCCCGACGCGGATCCACAGATTGTGCAGGCCATGGCCCGCTCCATCCCGGCCGGCGAGCTGCCCTACCTGGCGGAGATGGCGACGGACCGCGCCACACAGCCGGACTACAGGTTTGGCGCCGAATTCGGGGTGGGACTTCGCATCATCCTCGACGGCCTGACCGGCCTGCTAACGCAATAA
- a CDS encoding acetyl/propionyl/methylcrotonyl-CoA carboxylase subunit alpha, protein MKKVLIANRGEIAVRVARACADAGIGSVAVYSDPDADALHVRLADEALPLHGSASADTYLNIPKLIEAAQKAGADGVHPGYGFLSENADFAQAVLDAGLTWIGPTPQAIRDLGNKVTARDIAVRAGAPLVPGTEGPAESAEQVRAFAEEHGLPVAIKAAFGGGGRGMKIARRLEDVEDAFESAVREAVSAFGRGECFAERFLDRPRHVEAQVLADTHGNVVVVGTRDCSLQRRNQKLVEEAPAPFLTDEQRATIHASAKAICREAGYTGAGTVEYLVSPDGLISFLEVNTRLQVEHPVTEETTGVDLVREQFRIADGLPLSITEDPVPHGHAFEFRLNAEDPARGFLPGPGPVEAFEPPTGPGIRMDSGVRSGSVVPAEYDSLMAKLIVWGEDRPQALRRARAALDELVIRGLPTVLPFHRAVVRSEAFTRGDELGVYTTWIESEFAEPLAASPEIAASLPGAERETITIDVDGRAVALGVPAALLNALRAGGGAGAAATAAAAGGGDDGSLASPMAGNLVKWLADDGAGLAEGDPVAVLEAMKMETTVRADRAGTFTRADLESGSPVARGDSLGRIGS, encoded by the coding sequence ATGAAGAAGGTCCTGATCGCCAACCGCGGCGAAATAGCCGTGCGGGTGGCCCGTGCCTGCGCCGACGCCGGGATTGGCTCGGTGGCCGTGTACTCCGACCCGGACGCCGATGCCCTGCACGTGCGGCTGGCCGATGAAGCGCTGCCCCTGCACGGCTCCGCCTCCGCGGACACGTATTTGAACATCCCCAAGCTGATCGAGGCAGCCCAGAAGGCCGGCGCCGACGGCGTGCACCCCGGCTACGGGTTCCTGTCCGAAAACGCCGACTTCGCGCAGGCAGTGCTCGACGCCGGACTGACCTGGATCGGACCCACCCCGCAGGCCATCCGCGACCTGGGCAACAAAGTCACCGCCCGCGACATTGCCGTCCGCGCCGGAGCCCCGCTGGTGCCCGGAACCGAAGGCCCGGCCGAAAGCGCGGAACAGGTCCGTGCCTTCGCCGAAGAACACGGCCTGCCCGTGGCCATCAAGGCGGCCTTCGGCGGCGGCGGACGCGGCATGAAAATCGCCCGCCGGCTCGAGGACGTGGAGGACGCGTTCGAATCCGCCGTCCGTGAGGCCGTGTCCGCGTTCGGCCGCGGCGAATGCTTCGCCGAGCGGTTCCTGGACCGGCCCCGGCATGTGGAGGCGCAGGTGCTGGCGGACACGCACGGCAACGTCGTCGTCGTCGGCACCCGCGACTGCTCCCTGCAGCGCCGGAACCAGAAGCTGGTGGAGGAGGCCCCGGCACCGTTCCTGACCGATGAGCAGCGCGCCACCATTCATGCCTCAGCCAAGGCCATTTGCCGCGAGGCCGGATACACCGGCGCCGGCACGGTGGAATACCTGGTCTCCCCCGACGGGCTGATCAGCTTCCTGGAGGTCAACACCCGCCTGCAGGTGGAGCATCCGGTCACCGAGGAAACCACCGGCGTTGACCTGGTCCGCGAGCAGTTCCGCATCGCCGACGGGCTTCCGCTGTCCATTACCGAGGATCCGGTGCCGCACGGGCACGCGTTTGAGTTCCGGCTCAATGCCGAGGATCCGGCGCGCGGCTTCCTGCCCGGTCCCGGCCCGGTGGAGGCCTTCGAACCGCCCACCGGACCCGGCATCCGGATGGATTCGGGCGTCCGCTCCGGCTCCGTGGTGCCCGCCGAGTACGACTCGCTCATGGCCAAGCTGATTGTCTGGGGCGAGGACCGCCCGCAGGCACTGCGCCGGGCCCGGGCAGCCCTGGATGAGCTGGTGATCCGCGGGCTGCCGACGGTGCTGCCGTTCCACCGGGCCGTGGTCCGCTCCGAGGCATTCACCCGCGGCGATGAGCTGGGCGTGTACACCACCTGGATTGAGTCCGAGTTCGCCGAGCCGCTGGCCGCATCCCCCGAAATTGCTGCGTCGCTGCCGGGGGCCGAGCGCGAGACCATCACGATCGACGTCGACGGCCGCGCCGTTGCCCTGGGCGTGCCGGCTGCTCTGCTCAACGCGCTGCGGGCCGGCGGCGGAGCAGGTGCCGCGGCAACTGCGGCTGCCGCCGGGGGCGGGGACGATGGCTCGCTGGCCTCGCCGATGGCCGGGAACCTGGTGAAATGGCTGGCCGACGACGGCGCCGGGCTGGCTGAGGGCGATCCCGTCGCCGTGCTGGAGGCCATGAAAATGGAAACCACGGTCCGCGCCGACCGCGCCGGCACCTTCACCCGTGCCGATCTGGAATCAGGGTCCCCGGTTGCCCGTGGGGACTCCCTGGGCCGGATCGGCTCCTAA
- a CDS encoding 5-oxoprolinase subunit PxpA — protein sequence MPVIDLNSDVGESFGNWKMGDDAAIFESVSSANVACGFHAGDPSTIAQTCRDAVAAGVTIGAHVAYRDLAGFGRRFLDCSYTELHDDVLYQLGALQAMARAAGAEIKYVKPHGALYNTIVHHEVHAQAVIDAIRAFDKDLPVLLLPGAVALDKAADAGLRGVAEAFADRNYNPDGTLVSRREPNAVLHDADQVTANMVRLATEGTITAVDGTEIAMNAASICVHGDTPGAVAMARAVRSGLENAGVTIQSFV from the coding sequence ATGCCGGTCATTGATCTGAACAGCGACGTCGGAGAATCCTTCGGCAACTGGAAGATGGGCGACGACGCCGCCATCTTCGAATCAGTTTCCAGCGCCAACGTGGCCTGCGGTTTCCACGCCGGGGACCCGTCCACCATCGCCCAAACCTGCCGCGACGCCGTCGCCGCCGGAGTCACCATCGGCGCACACGTGGCGTACCGGGACCTGGCTGGTTTTGGCCGCCGGTTCCTGGACTGCTCCTACACCGAACTGCACGACGACGTCCTCTATCAGCTGGGCGCACTGCAGGCCATGGCCCGGGCCGCGGGCGCCGAGATCAAATACGTGAAGCCGCACGGCGCCCTGTACAACACGATCGTTCATCACGAGGTTCACGCGCAGGCTGTCATCGACGCCATCCGCGCCTTCGATAAGGACCTGCCCGTCCTGCTGCTGCCCGGCGCCGTCGCGCTGGACAAAGCCGCCGACGCCGGCCTGCGCGGTGTTGCCGAAGCCTTCGCTGACCGCAACTACAACCCCGACGGCACCCTGGTTTCACGGCGCGAGCCCAACGCCGTCCTGCACGACGCCGACCAGGTCACCGCCAACATGGTCCGCCTCGCCACCGAGGGAACCATCACCGCCGTGGACGGCACCGAAATTGCCATGAACGCTGCCTCGATCTGCGTCCACGGTGACACCCCCGGCGCCGTCGCCATGGCCCGCGCCGTGCGCAGCGGGCTGGAAAACGCCGGCGTCACCATCCAGAGCTTCGTATGA
- a CDS encoding ABC transporter substrate-binding protein: protein MKKFSPRRRPLAAAVTLAVALAAGLTACGGSDGASTEYSEENPAGLAFSWWGSDPRHQANQAIIDSFEASNPAITVEGQFGDWNGYWDRLATTTAGGDAADIITMDEQYLQEYAGRGALADLSTLKGLDLSKFDESTLNSGKYEDGLYGLSTGRNVYVVMANKDLFDQAGVPLPDDSTWTWDDYYRISKEVSSKLDGVSGTDYGALDVDLNIWLRQQGESLYNQDGEGIGYDNANAVSWFEHLLKVRDDGGGSTAAQAVEDQAGTLESASFPNNRAAMDWYWSNQLGALEEASGSDITMLRAPSSTGKAEDSGMFFKASMYWSVSAASDYQDAAGEFVNYLANNAEAAEKLLLDRGVPVNPDMRAAIEPVISESDSEVMSFLEEVEPDLETSPRPAPVGASGVQLLVNRYASEVLFGNLTPEEAAEQMTGEIESLIG from the coding sequence ATGAAGAAGTTCTCCCCGCGCAGACGTCCCCTCGCCGCCGCCGTCACCCTGGCCGTGGCCCTGGCCGCGGGCCTGACGGCCTGCGGCGGAAGCGACGGCGCCAGCACTGAGTATTCCGAGGAGAATCCTGCCGGACTGGCCTTTTCCTGGTGGGGTTCGGATCCGCGCCACCAAGCAAACCAGGCCATCATCGACAGCTTCGAGGCATCCAATCCGGCCATCACCGTGGAGGGCCAGTTCGGGGACTGGAACGGATACTGGGACCGGTTGGCGACGACGACGGCGGGCGGCGACGCAGCGGACATCATCACCATGGACGAGCAGTACCTGCAGGAGTACGCCGGACGCGGGGCCCTCGCCGATCTCAGCACCCTGAAGGGGCTGGACCTGTCCAAGTTCGACGAATCCACACTGAACTCCGGCAAATACGAGGACGGCCTGTACGGGCTGAGCACCGGCCGCAACGTCTACGTGGTCATGGCCAACAAGGACCTCTTTGACCAGGCCGGAGTGCCGCTGCCCGATGATTCCACCTGGACCTGGGATGACTACTACCGCATTTCCAAAGAGGTCAGCAGCAAGCTCGACGGCGTCTCCGGCACCGACTACGGAGCTCTGGACGTGGACCTGAACATCTGGCTCCGCCAGCAGGGCGAGTCCCTGTACAACCAGGACGGCGAGGGCATCGGCTATGACAACGCCAATGCCGTCTCCTGGTTTGAGCACCTGCTCAAGGTGCGCGACGACGGCGGCGGAAGCACCGCCGCGCAGGCGGTGGAGGATCAGGCCGGCACCCTGGAATCGGCCAGCTTCCCGAACAACCGCGCCGCCATGGACTGGTACTGGTCCAACCAGCTCGGTGCCCTGGAGGAGGCCTCCGGCAGCGACATCACGATGCTCCGCGCGCCGTCGTCCACCGGCAAGGCCGAGGACAGCGGCATGTTCTTCAAGGCCTCCATGTACTGGTCCGTCTCTGCCGCCTCCGATTACCAGGATGCGGCCGGGGAGTTCGTGAATTACCTGGCCAACAACGCGGAGGCGGCCGAGAAGCTGCTGCTGGACCGTGGCGTGCCGGTGAACCCGGACATGCGCGCCGCCATTGAACCGGTGATCAGCGAGTCCGACAGCGAGGTCATGTCCTTCCTGGAGGAAGTGGAGCCGGATCTGGAGACCTCTCCCCGGCCGGCACCGGTTGGCGCATCGGGGGTCCAGCTGCTGGTGAACCGTTACGCCTCAGAGGTGCTCTTCGGAAACCTGACCCCGGAGGAGGCCGCGGAGCAGATGACCGGGGAGATCGAGTCCCTGATCGGCTAA
- a CDS encoding nitroreductase family deazaflavin-dependent oxidoreductase: MPLTGEYAPSSSKRAREQAELIESSGGTEGTTLGGRPVVLLTTVGAKSGKLRKTPLMRVEHNGDYAVVASLGGAPKHPVWYFNILANPHVELQDGPQKWDMRAREITGEEKAAWWERAVAAYPPYADYQANTDREIPVFVLERMD; the protein is encoded by the coding sequence ATGCCTCTTACCGGTGAATATGCCCCCAGTTCCAGCAAGCGCGCCCGCGAACAGGCCGAGCTGATCGAAAGTTCCGGCGGCACCGAGGGCACCACCCTCGGCGGACGCCCAGTCGTCCTGCTGACCACTGTCGGCGCCAAGTCCGGAAAACTCCGCAAGACCCCGCTGATGCGGGTGGAGCACAACGGTGACTACGCCGTCGTCGCATCCCTCGGCGGTGCGCCCAAGCACCCCGTCTGGTACTTCAACATCCTGGCCAATCCGCACGTCGAGCTGCAGGACGGGCCGCAGAAGTGGGACATGCGTGCCCGCGAAATCACCGGCGAAGAGAAGGCCGCCTGGTGGGAGCGTGCCGTGGCGGCGTATCCCCCGTACGCCGATTACCAGGCCAACACCGACCGGGAGATCCCGGTGTTTGTCCTGGAGCGGATGGACTAG
- a CDS encoding nitroreductase family deazaflavin-dependent oxidoreductase: protein MPLTGEYAPSSSKFSRAQVALIEKSGGRMGTSLRGRPVVLLTTVGAKSGKLRKTPLMRVEHDGDYAVVASLGGAPKNPVWYYNVKANPHVELQDGPQKWDMRAREVTGEERALWWDRAMQAYPPYADYQKRTERQIPVFVLERMD, encoded by the coding sequence ATGCCTCTTACCGGTGAATATGCCCCCAGTTCCAGCAAGTTCTCCCGCGCCCAGGTGGCACTGATCGAAAAATCCGGCGGCAGGATGGGCACCAGCCTCCGCGGCCGGCCGGTCGTCCTGCTGACCACGGTCGGTGCGAAGTCGGGCAAGCTGCGCAAGACGCCGCTGATGCGGGTCGAGCATGACGGCGACTACGCCGTCGTCGCCTCCCTGGGCGGTGCACCGAAGAACCCGGTCTGGTACTACAACGTCAAGGCCAACCCGCATGTGGAGCTGCAGGACGGCCCGCAGAAATGGGACATGCGTGCCCGCGAGGTCACCGGCGAGGAAAGGGCGCTCTGGTGGGACCGGGCAATGCAGGCCTACCCGCCGTACGCGGACTACCAGAAGCGGACGGAGCGGCAGATCCCGGTGTTTGTGCTGGAACGGATGGACTAG
- a CDS encoding NAD(P)-dependent alcohol dehydrogenase — protein sequence MLQTGYGGPEVLRLAEHPLPQLGDAEVLVQVHAAGLARAAWHMMTGKPYLLRAAVGLRRPRQPVMGHNLAGTVAAVGANVTRFRVGDEVYGIGRGTFAGFSAAPEEKLALKPAGLDFEQAAVVPLSGLTALQALDAAKVAPGMKVLVLGAAGGVGSFAVQMARAAGAEVTGACSAGKAEFVRSLGAAVTIDYTREDFAAAGPRFDAIIDVGGNPSPARLRRALAPGGTAVLAGGEGGNRLTGSIFERQGGGAFLSLFGNRRLTGLMCRENGKDLERISAMIEAGEVVPRVDGRYRLADVAEAMRRLESGRVCGNVVLVP from the coding sequence GTGCTTCAAACCGGTTACGGCGGCCCGGAGGTCCTGCGCCTGGCCGAGCATCCACTTCCTCAGTTGGGGGATGCAGAAGTGCTCGTGCAGGTACACGCCGCCGGGCTGGCCCGCGCCGCCTGGCACATGATGACGGGCAAACCGTATCTGCTCCGCGCCGCGGTCGGGCTGCGCCGGCCCCGTCAGCCGGTGATGGGTCACAACCTCGCCGGCACCGTGGCCGCCGTCGGAGCCAACGTCACCCGTTTCCGTGTTGGGGATGAGGTGTATGGAATCGGCCGGGGCACCTTTGCCGGTTTTTCTGCTGCACCCGAGGAGAAGCTGGCCCTCAAGCCCGCCGGTCTGGACTTCGAACAGGCGGCAGTGGTTCCGCTGTCAGGGCTGACTGCGCTGCAGGCCCTGGACGCCGCCAAGGTAGCCCCGGGGATGAAGGTCCTGGTGCTGGGAGCCGCCGGCGGCGTCGGCAGTTTCGCAGTGCAGATGGCCAGGGCGGCCGGGGCCGAGGTCACCGGAGCGTGCAGTGCCGGCAAGGCGGAGTTCGTCCGTTCGCTGGGGGCGGCGGTGACCATTGACTACACGCGGGAGGACTTCGCCGCTGCCGGACCGCGGTTCGACGCGATTATCGACGTCGGCGGCAACCCGTCTCCGGCCCGACTGCGCCGCGCTCTGGCGCCCGGCGGCACGGCCGTGCTTGCCGGCGGGGAGGGAGGCAACAGGCTGACCGGAAGCATCTTTGAACGGCAGGGTGGCGGTGCGTTCCTGTCACTATTCGGCAACCGCCGGCTGACCGGGCTGATGTGCCGGGAGAACGGTAAGGACCTCGAGCGCATTTCGGCCATGATCGAGGCAGGTGAGGTGGTGCCGCGCGTTGACGGCCGGTATCGGCTGGCCGACGTCGCCGAGGCCATGCGGCGGCTGGAGTCCGGCCGGGTGTGCGGCAACGTCGTCCTGGTTCCGTGA